One window of the Pseudomonas sp. S04 genome contains the following:
- a CDS encoding LysR substrate-binding domain-containing protein codes for MITQLPPLNAVRAFAVAARHQSFSLAAEELHVSHSAVSRHIKLLEEHLGVLLFERRIRQSVLTPAGQRFYEQVSAGLAQIASAAAELKRQASLPAVKINVRPSFAMLWLNPRLAEFSTLYPQIELQVVTQTQAPDQARDGFDVVIRRGRDDWAPALEAQALFEDELVLVAAPSLIERLGLDDLDALVGHRLLIAKARREDWHNWAMHFGQAQSSTQLTRQFEHMHLVLEAAVEGQGVALCPTSLLGSHLSNGQLICPLPAMRIPLPRYYYGLAPQVTQQTQVFVAWLRAQSAATAPTKKAQPTR; via the coding sequence ATGATCACTCAACTCCCGCCCTTGAATGCTGTTCGTGCCTTCGCCGTTGCTGCCCGCCACCAGAGCTTCAGCCTGGCGGCCGAGGAGCTCCATGTCAGCCACAGCGCCGTCAGCCGGCACATCAAGTTGCTTGAAGAGCATCTGGGTGTACTGCTGTTCGAGCGCCGAATCCGTCAGTCGGTGCTGACGCCGGCTGGGCAGCGCTTCTATGAACAGGTCAGCGCTGGCCTGGCACAGATCGCCAGCGCCGCCGCTGAGCTAAAGCGACAGGCCTCGCTGCCTGCGGTGAAAATCAACGTGCGCCCGTCCTTCGCCATGCTCTGGCTAAACCCCAGGCTCGCTGAATTCAGCACCCTGTACCCGCAGATCGAACTGCAGGTGGTCACCCAGACCCAGGCGCCCGATCAGGCGCGGGATGGCTTCGACGTGGTGATTCGCCGCGGACGTGACGACTGGGCGCCGGCCCTTGAGGCGCAGGCGTTGTTTGAGGACGAGTTGGTGCTGGTGGCGGCGCCTTCGCTGATCGAACGCCTCGGCCTCGATGACCTCGACGCGCTGGTTGGGCACCGACTGCTGATCGCCAAGGCGCGGCGCGAAGACTGGCATAACTGGGCCATGCACTTCGGCCAGGCCCAATCGAGCACCCAACTGACACGCCAGTTCGAGCACATGCATCTGGTGCTGGAGGCCGCCGTGGAGGGACAGGGTGTTGCCTTGTGCCCGACGTCGCTGCTGGGCAGCCATCTGTCAAATGGTCAACTGATCTGCCCGTTGCCCGCAATGCGCATACCGTTGCCGCGTTACTACTACGGGCTGGCCCCGCAGGTGACACAGCAGACGCAAGTCTTCGTGGCATGGTTGCGCGCCCAGTCCGCAGCAACGGCGCCGACAAAAAAGGCCCAGCCGACGCGCTAA
- the bkdR gene encoding Bkd operon transcriptional regulator BkdR — protein sequence MRKLDRTDIGILNSLQENARITNADLARSVNLSPTPCFNRVKAMEELGLIREQVTLLDADLLGLHVNVFIHVSLEKQVEEALQHFEEAIADRPEVMECYLMAGDPDYLIRVLVPTIQSLERFMMDFLTKVPGVANIRSSFALKQVRYKTALPLPANGLTLGG from the coding sequence ATGCGCAAACTGGACCGTACCGATATCGGCATTCTCAACAGCCTTCAGGAGAACGCGCGCATCACCAATGCCGACCTTGCCCGCTCGGTGAATCTGTCGCCCACGCCCTGTTTCAATCGGGTCAAGGCCATGGAGGAGCTGGGGCTGATTCGCGAGCAGGTGACGCTGCTGGATGCTGATCTGCTGGGGCTGCATGTCAATGTGTTCATTCACGTCAGCCTGGAGAAGCAGGTGGAGGAGGCGCTGCAGCATTTCGAGGAGGCGATTGCCGATCGTCCGGAGGTGATGGAGTGTTATCTGATGGCCGGGGATCCGGACTATCTGATCCGGGTGCTGGTGCCGACCATTCAGTCGCTGGAGCGCTTCATGATGGATTTTCTGACCAAGGTGCCGGGGGTGGCCAATATTCGCTCCAGTTTTGCCCTTAAGCAGGTGCGGTATAAGACGGCGTTGCCTTTGCCGGCGAATGGGTTGACGTTGGGGGGTTGA
- the lpdA gene encoding dihydrolipoyl dehydrogenase — MQTLNTTLLIIGGGPGGYVAAIRAGQLGINTILVEGQALGGTCLNIGCIPSKALIHVAEQFHQTRQHNQHSALGITVAAPSLDIGKSVEWKDGIVDRLTTGVAALLKKHKVQVIHGWAKVVDGKTVDVGDTRIQCEHLLLATGSKSVNLPMLPIGGPIISSTEALAPQSLPKHLVVVGGGYIGLELGIAYRKLGAEVSVVEAQERILPAYDAELTQPVHEELKKLGIKLYLKHSVQSFDSDANTLQVTEPDGGTLSLATDRVLVAVGRKPNTQGWNLEALNLQMNGAAIKIDNRCATSMRNVWAIGDLSGEPMLAHRAMAQGEMVAELISGKTREFNPTAIAAVCFTDPELVVVGKTPDEAKAAGLDCIVASFPFAANGRAMTLESKSGFVRVVARRDNHLILGWQAVGVGVSELSAAFGQSLEMGARLEDIAGTIHAHPTLGEAVQEAALRALGHALHL, encoded by the coding sequence ATGCAGACTCTGAACACCACGCTGCTGATCATTGGCGGCGGCCCTGGCGGTTACGTAGCGGCTATTCGTGCCGGGCAACTGGGCATCAATACCATCCTGGTCGAAGGCCAGGCACTGGGCGGCACCTGCCTGAACATCGGCTGCATTCCGTCCAAGGCGCTGATTCATGTCGCGGAACAATTTCACCAGACCCGCCAACACAACCAGCACTCGGCCCTGGGGATCACCGTCGCCGCGCCGAGCCTGGACATTGGCAAAAGCGTCGAGTGGAAGGATGGCATCGTCGATCGCCTGACCACCGGCGTTGCGGCCCTGCTGAAAAAGCACAAGGTCCAGGTCATCCATGGCTGGGCCAAGGTAGTCGACGGCAAGACCGTTGACGTCGGCGACACCCGCATCCAGTGCGAGCACCTGCTGCTGGCCACCGGTTCGAAAAGCGTCAACCTGCCGATGCTGCCGATTGGCGGGCCGATCATCTCCTCCACCGAAGCCCTGGCACCCCAAAGCCTGCCGAAACACCTGGTGGTGGTCGGCGGCGGTTACATCGGCCTGGAGCTGGGCATTGCCTACCGCAAGCTCGGCGCCGAAGTCAGCGTGGTCGAAGCCCAGGAGCGGATCCTGCCAGCCTACGACGCCGAGCTGACCCAGCCGGTGCACGAAGAGCTGAAAAAACTCGGGATAAAGCTTTACTTGAAACATAGCGTGCAAAGCTTTGATTCTGATGCAAATACTCTGCAAGTCACGGAGCCGGATGGCGGCACCCTGAGCCTTGCGACCGATCGGGTGCTGGTGGCCGTCGGACGCAAACCCAACACCCAGGGCTGGAACCTCGAAGCCCTGAACCTGCAGATGAACGGTGCGGCGATCAAGATCGACAACCGCTGCGCCACCAGCATGCGCAACGTCTGGGCGATCGGCGACTTGAGTGGCGAGCCGATGCTGGCTCACCGCGCCATGGCCCAGGGTGAGATGGTCGCGGAGCTGATCAGCGGCAAAACCCGCGAGTTCAACCCCACCGCCATCGCCGCCGTGTGCTTTACCGACCCGGAACTGGTGGTGGTCGGCAAGACCCCGGACGAAGCCAAGGCGGCGGGCCTGGACTGCATCGTTGCCAGCTTCCCGTTCGCCGCCAACGGCCGGGCGATGACCCTGGAATCGAAAAGCGGCTTCGTGCGGGTCGTGGCACGTCGCGATAATCACCTGATCCTGGGCTGGCAAGCCGTCGGGGTCGGGGTCTCGGAGTTGTCCGCCGCATTCGGCCAGAGCCTGGAAATGGGCGCTCGCCTGGAAGACATCGCCGGCACCATCCACGCCCACCCGACACTGGGTGAGGCGGTACAAGAGGCTGCATTGCGGGCCTTGGGGCATGCGCTGCACCTGTAA
- a CDS encoding alpha-ketoacid dehydrogenase subunit beta, whose protein sequence is MNDHNHKIELETAMTTTTMTMIQALRSAMDVMLERDDNVVVFGQDVGYFGGVFRCTEGLQNKYGTSRVFDAPISESGIVGVAVGMGAYGLRPVAEIQFADYVYPASDQIISEAARLRYRSAGEFTAPMTLRMPCGGGIYGGQTHSQSIEAMFTQVCGLRTVMPSNPYDAKGLLIASIENDDPVIFLEPKRLYNGPFDGHHDRPVTPWSKHPAAQVPDGYYTVPLDVAAITRPGKDVTILTYGTTVYVSQVAAEESGIDAEVIDLRSLWPLDLETIVNSVKKTGRCVVVHEATRTCGFGAELVSLVQEHCFHYLEAPIERVTGWDTPYPHAQEWAYFPGPSRVGAALKRVMEV, encoded by the coding sequence ATGAACGATCACAACCATAAAATCGAGTTGGAAACCGCCATGACCACGACCACCATGACCATGATCCAGGCCCTGCGCTCGGCCATGGACGTGATGCTTGAGCGCGACGACAACGTAGTGGTGTTCGGCCAGGACGTCGGCTACTTCGGTGGCGTGTTCCGTTGCACCGAAGGCCTGCAGAACAAGTACGGCACCTCGCGGGTGTTCGATGCACCGATCTCGGAAAGCGGGATCGTCGGCGTCGCCGTCGGCATGGGTGCCTATGGCCTGCGCCCGGTGGCCGAGATCCAGTTTGCCGACTACGTCTACCCGGCATCCGACCAGATCATTTCCGAAGCCGCCCGCCTGCGTTATCGCTCGGCCGGCGAGTTCACCGCGCCGATGACCCTGCGCATGCCGTGCGGCGGTGGCATCTACGGTGGCCAGACCCACAGCCAGAGCATCGAAGCGATGTTCACCCAGGTCTGCGGCCTGCGCACCGTCATGCCGTCCAACCCCTACGACGCCAAGGGCCTGCTGATCGCCTCCATCGAAAACGATGACCCGGTGATCTTCCTCGAGCCGAAACGCCTGTACAACGGCCCGTTCGACGGCCACCACGACCGCCCGGTGACCCCTTGGTCGAAACACCCGGCCGCGCAGGTACCGGACGGCTACTACACCGTGCCACTGGACGTCGCGGCAATCACCCGTCCGGGCAAGGACGTGACCATCCTTACCTACGGCACCACCGTCTATGTCTCCCAGGTGGCGGCTGAAGAAAGTGGGATCGATGCCGAAGTCATCGACCTGCGCAGCCTGTGGCCGCTGGACCTGGAAACCATCGTCAACTCGGTGAAGAAGACCGGCCGTTGCGTGGTCGTCCACGAAGCCACCCGCACCTGCGGTTTTGGCGCCGAGCTGGTGTCGCTGGTACAGGAACACTGCTTCCACTACCTGGAAGCGCCGATCGAACGTGTGACCGGTTGGGACACCCCCTACCCGCACGCGCAAGAGTGGGCGTATTTCCCAGGGCCGTCCCGTGTGGGCGCGGCGTTGAAACGGGTCATGGAGGTCTGA
- a CDS encoding dihydrolipoamide acetyltransferase family protein: MGTHVIKMPDIGEGIAEVELSVWHVKVGDLVVEDQVLADVMTDKAMVDIPSPVHGKVISLGGVPGEVMAVGSILISIEVEGAGNYKESAQPAAVAEVKAEPAKMAPAPAPKVETVAPSKPAAACRPAPQAPVARTADERPLASPAVRKHALDAGIQLRLVQGTGPAGRILHEDLDAYLAQGPGTTSTAGNAYRERHDEEQIPVIGMRRKIAQRMQDATQRAAHFSYVEEIDVTAVEELRAHLNEKHGASRGKLTLLPFLVRALVVALRDFPQINARYDDEAQVITRLGAVHVGIATQADIGLMVPVVRHAEARSLWDSAGEIARLATAARNGKASRDELSGSSITLTSLGALGGIVSTPVLNLPEVAIIGVNKIVERPMVIKGQIVIRKMMNLSSSFDHRVVDGMDAAQFIQALRGLLEQPATLFVE; this comes from the coding sequence ATGGGCACGCACGTTATTAAAATGCCGGACATTGGCGAAGGCATTGCAGAAGTAGAACTGTCGGTGTGGCACGTCAAGGTTGGCGACCTGGTGGTCGAAGACCAGGTACTGGCCGATGTGATGACCGACAAGGCGATGGTCGATATCCCTTCGCCGGTGCACGGCAAGGTGATTTCCCTGGGCGGTGTGCCCGGTGAAGTGATGGCCGTGGGCAGCATCCTGATCAGCATCGAAGTCGAAGGCGCGGGCAACTACAAGGAATCCGCACAGCCGGCTGCCGTGGCCGAGGTCAAGGCCGAGCCCGCCAAAATGGCGCCGGCACCCGCACCCAAGGTCGAGACCGTGGCGCCGAGCAAACCTGCAGCAGCCTGCCGACCAGCGCCCCAGGCGCCGGTGGCTCGTACCGCCGACGAACGTCCGCTGGCCTCGCCGGCCGTGCGCAAGCATGCCCTGGACGCTGGTATCCAGTTGCGTCTGGTCCAGGGCACCGGCCCTGCCGGGCGCATTCTCCACGAAGACCTCGACGCCTACCTGGCACAGGGCCCCGGGACAACCTCCACGGCCGGCAATGCCTACCGCGAACGACATGACGAAGAGCAGATCCCGGTCATCGGCATGCGCCGCAAGATCGCCCAGCGCATGCAGGACGCTACCCAGCGTGCGGCGCACTTCAGTTATGTCGAAGAAATCGACGTCACCGCCGTCGAAGAACTGCGCGCACACCTCAACGAAAAACACGGCGCGAGCCGCGGCAAGCTGACCTTGCTGCCGTTCCTGGTGCGTGCCCTGGTGGTTGCCCTGCGCGACTTCCCGCAGATCAACGCCCGCTACGATGACGAAGCCCAGGTGATCACCCGCCTTGGCGCCGTGCACGTGGGTATCGCCACCCAGGCCGACATCGGCCTGATGGTGCCCGTAGTGCGGCACGCCGAAGCCCGCAGCCTGTGGGACAGCGCCGGGGAAATCGCCCGCCTGGCCACGGCCGCGCGCAACGGCAAGGCCAGCCGCGACGAACTGTCCGGCTCCAGCATCACCCTGACCAGCCTCGGCGCCCTGGGTGGCATTGTCAGCACCCCGGTGCTGAACCTGCCGGAAGTGGCGATCATCGGCGTCAACAAGATCGTCGAGCGGCCTATGGTGATCAAGGGCCAGATCGTGATCCGCAAAATGATGAACCTCTCCAGTTCCTTCGATCACCGAGTGGTCGATGGCATGGACGCAGCACAATTCATCCAGGCCCTGCGTGGTTTGCTCGAACAACCCGCTACGCTGTTTGTGGAGTAA
- a CDS encoding branched-chain amino acid aminotransferase translates to MGNESINWDKLGFDYIKTDKRYLSHWRNGEWDAGTLTEDNVLHISEGSTALHYGQQCFEGMKAYRCKDGSINLFRPDQNALRMQRSCARLLMPFVETEQFIEACKAVVRANERFIPPYGTGGALYLRPFVIGVGDNIGVRTAPEFIFSIFAIPVGAYFKGGLTPHNFLISSFDRAAPQGTGAAKVGGNYAASLMPGSQAKKAHYADCIYLDPMTHSKIEEVGSANFFGITHDNKFVTPKSPSVLPGITRLSLIELAQSRLGLEVVEGDVFIDKLADFKEAGACGTAAVITPIGGISYNDHLHVFHSETEVGPITQKLYKELTGVQTGDIEAPEGWIVKV, encoded by the coding sequence ATGGGTAACGAAAGCATCAATTGGGACAAGCTGGGTTTTGACTACATCAAGACAGACAAGCGCTATCTGTCGCACTGGCGTAACGGCGAGTGGGACGCAGGCACCCTGACCGAAGATAACGTGCTGCACATCAGTGAAGGCTCCACCGCCCTGCACTACGGCCAGCAATGCTTCGAAGGCATGAAGGCCTATCGCTGCAAGGACGGCTCGATCAACCTGTTCCGCCCGGACCAGAACGCCCTGCGCATGCAGCGCAGCTGCGCACGCCTGCTGATGCCGTTCGTCGAAACCGAACAGTTCATCGAAGCCTGCAAGGCCGTGGTCCGTGCCAACGAGCGTTTCATTCCGCCATACGGCACCGGCGGCGCGCTGTACTTGCGCCCGTTCGTGATCGGCGTGGGTGACAACATCGGCGTACGCACCGCCCCTGAGTTCATCTTCTCGATCTTCGCTATCCCGGTCGGCGCCTACTTCAAGGGCGGCCTGACCCCGCACAACTTCCTGATCTCCAGCTTCGACCGTGCCGCTCCACAAGGCACCGGCGCGGCCAAGGTCGGTGGCAACTATGCCGCCAGCCTGATGCCCGGCTCCCAGGCCAAGAAGGCGCACTACGCCGACTGCATCTACCTGGACCCGATGACCCACTCGAAAATCGAAGAAGTCGGCTCGGCCAACTTCTTTGGGATCACCCACGACAACAAGTTCGTCACGCCGAAGTCGCCTTCGGTGCTGCCGGGCATTACTCGTCTGTCGTTGATCGAGCTGGCTCAGTCGCGCCTGGGCCTGGAAGTGGTGGAAGGTGACGTGTTCATCGACAAGCTGGCGGACTTCAAGGAAGCCGGCGCCTGCGGCACTGCCGCAGTGATCACGCCGATCGGTGGCATCAGCTACAACGACCACCTGCACGTGTTCCACAGCGAAACCGAAGTCGGCCCGATCACCCAGAAGCTCTACAAAGAGCTGACCGGTGTACAGACCGGCGACATCGAAGCGCCAGAAGGCTGGATCGTCAAGGTCTGA
- a CDS encoding ArsR/SmtB family transcription factor gives MSAEQHDVGVSQVAAAIAEPARTKILCSLMDGHARTSTELASIAEVSTSTASAHLARLKELALVRLHVQGRHRYYSLANQQVAQALEALMVIGQNAAPTFTPRTPDRLQFARTCYDHMAGTLAVLLHDRMLETGWLLVTEQQSYRLSASGEAGFQQLGIEVSELSALRRRFACPCLDWSMRRPHLGGALGAALLATALKRRWLIQDLDSRALALTATGHKELGSRFGVPLPAQLPPASAGARKTVRRALVSPGP, from the coding sequence ATGAGTGCAGAACAACACGACGTTGGTGTCTCGCAGGTGGCGGCAGCGATCGCCGAGCCGGCTCGGACCAAAATCCTCTGTTCGTTGATGGATGGCCATGCCCGTACCAGCACCGAGCTGGCGAGCATTGCCGAAGTCAGCACGTCGACCGCCAGTGCCCATCTGGCCCGGCTCAAGGAGCTGGCGCTGGTGCGCCTGCACGTACAGGGCCGCCATCGTTATTACAGTCTTGCCAATCAGCAGGTCGCCCAGGCCCTGGAAGCACTGATGGTGATCGGCCAGAACGCCGCGCCGACCTTCACCCCACGTACCCCGGATCGCCTGCAATTTGCCCGTACCTGCTACGACCACATGGCCGGCACCCTGGCGGTGTTGCTGCACGACAGGATGCTCGAGACCGGCTGGCTGCTGGTTACCGAGCAACAGTCGTATCGGTTGAGTGCCAGCGGCGAGGCGGGATTCCAGCAGTTGGGCATTGAGGTCAGTGAGCTGAGCGCACTGCGCCGGCGCTTTGCCTGTCCGTGCCTGGACTGGAGCATGCGCCGCCCGCACCTGGGTGGCGCATTGGGGGCAGCCTTGTTGGCGACCGCACTCAAGCGCAGGTGGTTGATCCAGGACCTGGACAGCCGGGCGTTGGCACTGACGGCAACCGGGCACAAAGAACTCGGCAGCCGGTTCGGCGTCCCGTTGCCGGCCCAGTTGCCGCCAGCATCAGCTGGGGCTCGCAAAACCGTACGCCGAGCGCTCGTCAGCCCTGGGCCCTAG
- a CDS encoding cytochrome P450, with protein MDPIIAATHADPYPYYASLRAAGGFAFDQDLGLWVASSARAVAAVLAHADCRVRPALEPVPAAIAQGEAGQVFARLMRMNDGEPHRCPRSAMAPALERVDTEQVGERLRARLITADAAGLHQAMFLGPVAVLAAMLGFAPSEGRTLSQLTADFVACLSPLSTAAQRVAAHQAAEQLKGYFIEQLSAEDAKSPLLESLCQGLTDREVLLANLIGLLSQTYEASAGLIGNAVLALIREPGLLPEPGRVDGFVAEVQRFDPPVQNTRRFVSAPCEIEGVRLAPGDSVLLLLASANRDPQLNPEPERFVLERPARRSLSFGAGRHHCPGQALAMSIASATLRELLAHREHFGRLAWHYRPSLNGRIPLFSEK; from the coding sequence ATGGACCCGATTATCGCCGCGACTCACGCCGATCCCTATCCCTACTACGCCAGTCTGCGCGCTGCGGGCGGGTTCGCCTTCGACCAGGATCTGGGTCTGTGGGTGGCCAGCAGCGCCCGGGCGGTGGCTGCTGTGCTGGCGCATGCCGACTGCCGGGTGCGCCCGGCACTCGAACCGGTGCCCGCTGCAATTGCCCAGGGTGAAGCCGGCCAGGTGTTCGCGCGCTTGATGCGGATGAACGACGGCGAACCCCATCGCTGCCCGCGCTCGGCCATGGCGCCGGCGCTGGAGCGGGTCGACACCGAGCAGGTTGGCGAACGGCTGCGTGCCCGGCTGATCACGGCAGACGCCGCCGGCCTGCACCAGGCCATGTTCCTGGGGCCGGTGGCGGTGCTCGCTGCAATGCTGGGCTTCGCGCCCAGCGAAGGCAGGACCCTCAGCCAGTTGACCGCGGATTTCGTCGCCTGCCTTTCACCCTTGAGCACTGCCGCGCAACGGGTCGCGGCCCACCAGGCCGCCGAACAATTGAAGGGTTATTTCATCGAGCAACTGAGCGCCGAGGACGCAAAGAGCCCGCTACTGGAAAGCCTGTGCCAGGGCCTGACTGATCGCGAAGTCCTGCTGGCCAACCTGATCGGCCTGCTCTCCCAGACGTACGAAGCCAGTGCCGGGCTGATTGGCAACGCCGTACTGGCGCTGATCCGCGAGCCAGGGCTACTGCCGGAGCCCGGGCGAGTCGATGGGTTTGTGGCAGAGGTTCAGCGCTTTGACCCGCCAGTGCAAAATACCCGGCGCTTTGTCAGCGCACCCTGCGAGATCGAGGGCGTGCGCCTGGCACCCGGCGATAGCGTGCTGCTGTTGCTGGCCTCGGCCAACCGCGACCCGCAACTCAACCCAGAGCCCGAGCGCTTTGTACTCGAACGCCCGGCCCGGCGCAGCTTGAGTTTCGGTGCCGGACGCCACCACTGCCCCGGCCAGGCATTGGCCATGAGCATCGCCAGTGCCACCCTGCGCGAGTTGCTGGCGCACAGGGAGCACTTCGGCCGACTGGCCTGGCACTACCGCCCCTCGCTGAACGGGCGGATCCCCCTGTTCAGCGAAAAATGA
- a CDS encoding 3-methyl-2-oxobutanoate dehydrogenase (2-methylpropanoyl-transferring) subunit alpha, with amino-acid sequence MKEAYEPLRLHVPEPSGRPGCKTDFSYLHLTDAGTVRKPPIDVEPADTADLARGLIRVLDDQGNALGPWAEGVSVEILRKGMRAMLKTRIYDNRMVVAQRQKKMSFYMQSLGEEAIGSAQALALNIDDMCFPTYRQQSILMAREVPLVDLICQLLSNERDPLKGRQLPIMYSVRDAGFFTISGNLATQFIQGVGWGMASAIKGDTKIASAWIGDGATAESDFHTALTFAHVYRAPVILNVVNNQWAISTFQAIAGGEATTFAGRGVGCGIASLRVDGNDFIAVYAASAWAAERARRNLGPTMIEWVTYRAGPHSTSDDPSKYRPADDWSHFPLGDPIARLKQHMVKNGHWSDEEHTALSAELEAEVIAAQKEAEQYGTLAGGQIPSAATMFEDVYKEMPEHLKRQRQELGI; translated from the coding sequence ATGAAAGAAGCGTATGAACCGCTGCGCCTGCACGTGCCTGAACCATCGGGCCGTCCTGGATGCAAAACCGACTTCTCCTACCTGCATCTGACCGATGCGGGCACTGTGCGCAAACCCCCAATCGACGTAGAACCGGCCGACACCGCCGACCTGGCCCGTGGCCTGATTCGCGTGCTCGACGACCAGGGCAATGCCCTGGGCCCGTGGGCCGAAGGCGTGTCGGTGGAGATCCTGCGCAAAGGCATGCGAGCCATGCTCAAGACGCGGATCTATGACAACCGCATGGTGGTCGCCCAGCGTCAGAAAAAAATGTCGTTCTACATGCAGAGCCTCGGTGAAGAAGCCATCGGCAGTGCCCAGGCCCTGGCCCTGAACATCGACGACATGTGCTTCCCCACCTACCGCCAGCAAAGCATCCTGATGGCCCGTGAAGTGCCATTGGTCGACCTGATCTGCCAACTGCTGTCCAACGAGCGCGATCCGCTCAAGGGCCGGCAATTGCCAATCATGTACTCGGTCAGGGACGCTGGGTTCTTCACCATCTCGGGCAACCTGGCGACCCAGTTCATCCAGGGCGTGGGCTGGGGCATGGCCTCGGCGATCAAGGGCGACACCAAAATCGCCTCGGCCTGGATCGGTGACGGCGCTACCGCCGAGTCGGACTTCCACACCGCCCTGACCTTCGCCCACGTGTACCGCGCGCCGGTGATCCTCAACGTGGTCAACAACCAGTGGGCGATCTCCACCTTCCAGGCCATTGCCGGCGGTGAAGCCACCACCTTCGCCGGTCGTGGCGTGGGCTGCGGCATCGCATCGCTGCGGGTCGACGGCAACGACTTCATCGCGGTCTACGCCGCGTCCGCCTGGGCTGCCGAGCGTGCGCGCCGCAACCTGGGCCCGACCATGATCGAATGGGTCACCTACCGCGCCGGCCCGCACTCGACTTCCGATGATCCGTCCAAGTACCGCCCTGCCGACGACTGGAGCCACTTCCCCTTGGGTGACCCGATCGCCCGCCTGAAGCAGCACATGGTGAAAAATGGCCACTGGTCCGACGAGGAACACACGGCCCTGAGCGCCGAGCTGGAAGCCGAAGTGATTGCCGCGCAAAAAGAAGCCGAGCAGTACGGCACCCTGGCCGGTGGCCAGATCCCGAGCGCCGCGACCATGTTCGAGGACGTCTATAAAGAGATGCCGGAGCACTTGAAGCGCCAGCGCCAGGAGTTGGGGATCTGA
- a CDS encoding FKBP-type peptidyl-prolyl cis-trans isomerase: MNDELQVIDLLVGSGKAAVKGALITTQYRGCLEDGTEFDSSWSRGKPFQCVIGTGRVIKGWDQGILGMQVGGKRQLRVPAHLAYGERSMGSIPPNSNLVFEIELLEVLTRDD, from the coding sequence ATGAACGACGAATTACAGGTCATCGACCTGCTGGTGGGCAGCGGCAAAGCTGCGGTAAAAGGCGCGTTGATCACCACCCAATACCGCGGCTGCCTGGAAGACGGCACCGAGTTCGACTCTTCCTGGAGCCGCGGCAAGCCGTTCCAGTGCGTGATCGGCACCGGGCGCGTGATCAAGGGCTGGGACCAGGGCATCCTTGGCATGCAAGTCGGTGGTAAACGCCAGCTGCGGGTGCCTGCGCACCTGGCCTACGGCGAGCGCAGCATGGGCAGCATCCCGCCCAATTCCAACCTGGTGTTCGAGATCGAACTGCTGGAAGTGCTGACGCGGGACGACTGA
- a CDS encoding LysE family translocator — protein sequence MHTYGLFLLFATLTILSPGPGVLLTLSNALRHGWTGALPGILGIASGAFLVASISATSVGLILSTSAQAFSVLKYAGAAYLLYLGYKSWRSDRFSARLHASPTSPGYRYLEAASIQFLNPKAVFFFLAVFPQFIDPSAHFYSQFFKLVASYGVVVILVHTSYALLANAARGWLSSPKGAWLTAKISGATFAGFGVLMASANR from the coding sequence ATGCACACCTACGGACTGTTTTTACTGTTCGCCACCCTGACCATCCTGAGTCCCGGACCTGGTGTGCTGCTGACCCTGTCCAACGCCCTGCGGCACGGCTGGACCGGTGCACTGCCAGGTATTCTGGGCATCGCCTCGGGTGCCTTCCTCGTGGCTTCGATCAGCGCCACCAGTGTCGGCCTGATTCTCAGTACCTCAGCGCAGGCCTTCAGCGTACTGAAATATGCAGGTGCCGCTTACCTGCTGTACCTGGGGTACAAAAGCTGGCGCTCCGACCGTTTCAGTGCGCGGCTACACGCCTCACCTACGAGTCCCGGCTATCGTTACCTGGAAGCCGCGTCGATCCAGTTCCTCAACCCCAAGGCAGTGTTTTTCTTTCTCGCGGTTTTCCCGCAGTTCATCGATCCTTCGGCGCACTTCTACAGCCAGTTCTTCAAGCTGGTCGCGTCCTACGGCGTGGTGGTAATCCTCGTACATACCAGCTATGCCCTACTCGCCAACGCCGCCAGAGGCTGGTTGTCGAGCCCGAAAGGTGCCTGGTTGACGGCCAAGATCTCGGGGGCTACCTTCGCCGGTTTCGGCGTGTTGATGGCTTCCGCCAACCGCTAG